In Thermococcus sp., one DNA window encodes the following:
- a CDS encoding ASCH domain-containing protein — protein sequence MATWKMGLQEEYLRAIAEGKKKVEGRLYDEKRQVIKPGDEIVFENKLVCVVKDIRVYPSFREMLEKEGIENVLPGVKSIEEGVKIYRKFYSEEKEKKYGVVAIEVEPVAWIEESLT from the coding sequence ATGGCAACGTGGAAGATGGGCCTCCAGGAGGAATACCTCAGGGCCATAGCCGAGGGAAAGAAGAAGGTAGAGGGGCGTTTATACGACGAGAAGAGGCAGGTGATAAAGCCGGGAGACGAGATAGTCTTCGAGAACAAGCTGGTCTGCGTTGTGAAGGACATCAGGGTTTACCCGTCTTTCAGGGAGATGCTCGAAAAAGAAGGCATAGAGAACGTTCTGCCGGGTGTGAAGAGCATCGAGGAGGGCGTTAAGATTTATAGAAAGTTCTATTCCGAGGAGAAGGAGAAGAAGTACGGCGTGGTGGCTATAGAAGTTGAACCAGTCGCGTGGATAGAGGAGTCGCTCACCTGA